GTACCGTCGTCGAGCGGCGGCTGGCCGAGTTCGGCGTGCAAGTTCTTCAGTTGCAGCGTGTAGTCGCCCTGGTTGACCTCGACACGCCATGAGAAACTGGCGATCGGCACCACCAGCTTGGGCTGGGTCGGGCGCACCCGCATCGAGACGTCCGTGCCGGCCAGCTTGCCGCTTGCCGACGTCATGTGGCCATCGGCGAAGTCAGCCCAGATCGCATTGTCGATGCGGCCGGCGAACGTCTCGATCGGGAAATTGATGTAACGCGCGAGGGTCGGCAGATCGACCGGACCGGTCGACATATAGACCTGGCCGGCCCAGTTGACCGGCTTGCCGATCGCGGAGAGCCGGGCGTGTTTGAAATGCGTGCGGAAGTCGATCGGCCCGTGCAGGACCTGGCCGTCGGCGGGCGCTTGCAACGCGAGCCGGTGATCGTAGCCGTCGTTGAGAATCGCGATCCGGATGTCGCGCAGGGCGAGTTCCGGCGCGTCATGCTGGGCATCGCGCCAGCGCAGCACCCCGCCACGCACGACGATCGCCTGTTGGCGCAAGAGCCAGGTGGACAGCGTGTCGTTGCCGCTGTGCCGGGTGGGCACCGGCACGCCCGCCACCGAAATCACGCCGTCGCTGCTGCGCGACACCAGCACGTCGGGCTGATCGACGATCAGGCTGGAAAGCGCGGGATGGAATTGCCAGAGCGACTTCCACGAAAGCGAGGCGGTGGCGTGCGGAATAGTCAGTGCCGCTTTGCCTTCATGGTCGCGGATGACGATATCGGTGACGTCGAGGCCCGGTTGAAAACCGCTCCAATGCGGCGCCAGCTTGCCGATGGTGAACTGCGTGTGCAGCTTCTCGGAGACCGTGGCTTCGATGCGCGGGCGGAACGAGTCGACGCGCGGCAGCACCACGTAACGCAAGCCAAGAAAGAGCGCCGCCGCGATGAAGTAAAAGGCGAGTGCGAACGCCAGCAGCACATGGGACGTCCGATGCAGCACCACGTGGGCGCTTCCGCTCGCGGGCCGGACCTGCCTGGTTTCGTGCGGGTCGGCGGATTCGTTTCGCTCGGACATGCTGCGGCGGGTGGGCGTATGGTAGTTTTGCGAATTAACGACGAAATGTAACACACGGGAAAGCGTCGGCGAACTTCCGGCAAACCCTTTGTGCATGCCGTCTCGCGAGCTGCGCGAGGCCGCCGGACCCGTGTGTTGCAGCGAACCGAACAACGCCGATCAGGCAACGAGCGAGCCAGACCCTTGATGACTGACGCCACACTCCTGAGTTCCAGCTATTCGCATTACGCGGCGCGCGCCGCGGCGGCCCGTCCGCAAATCGTGGCGCACGTGGCGGCGCTCGCGTCCGCACCCCTTAGCCGCGAACGGATCGACGCGCGCTTTGACGTGTTATGCGCCGAGGCAGCAGGCGCGGGCGGCGGCCCGTTGAGCGAGGATGCGCTCAAACGCGCCTTGCGCCAATTGCGCACAGAGGTTTTTTGCGCCGTGATGGAGCGCGACCTGGCGGGCGAGGCGGATGTCGCCGAAGTCACCGGCGCGATGACCGATCTGGCGGAGACGACGATCCAGCGGGCCTTGGCCGTGGTGTCCGCCGAGCTCGAAACGCTTTACGGCGAGCCGCGCGGACCACAGGGCGAGCGCCTCGCGCTTGGCGTGGTCGGGATGGGCAAGCTGGGCGGACGCGAATTGAATGTTTCGTCGGATATCGACCTCATCTTCGTGTATGAAGAAGACGGTGAGACTGCGGGCGGTCAGCGTTCGCCGATCGCCACTCAGGACTTTTTCACGCGTCTGGGCAAACGCCTGATCGGCGCGTTGGCCGAGGTGACCGCCGACGGTTACGTGTTCCGGGTCGATATGCGCTTGCGGCCGAACGGCGATTCGGGGCCGCTCGTGTGCAGCCTCGGCATGCTCGAAGAGTATTTCTACGTGCAGGGCCGCGAGTGGGAGCGCTATGCATGGATCAAGGGCCGGCTCGTGTCCGAATGCGCGAGCGAGGCGGCAGTGCGGCTGCAGAAGCAGCTCGACGCGATCGTCACGCCGTTCGTCTATCGGCGTTATCTCGACTTCGGCGTGATCAGCGCGATTCGCGCGCTGCATTTGCAGATTCGCCAGGAAGCGCAGCGGCGCGCCTCGATGCGGCCCGACAAGGCCGACGACATCAAGCTGGGTCGCGGCGGCATCCGCGAAATCGAATTCAGCGCTCAGGTCTTTCAGCTGATCCGGGGCGGCCAGGATGCCGGCTTCCGGGTGCGTCCGACGCTCGCCGTGTTGCGCCACGCGGCCACGCATGGGCTGATCGATACCTCGGTCTGCGTGAAGCTTTCACAGGCGTACCGCTTCCTGCGCGAACTCGAGCACCGCCTGCAATACCGCAACGACGCGCAAACCCACGCGATGCCGGTCGATCCTGAGGAACGTGCGGCACTCGCGCACGCCATGGGTTGCGACGACTATGCCGCGTTGATACTCAAGCTCGACGCGCATCGCGAGTTGGTCGAGCAGCAGTTCGACCAGATTTTTGCCGACAAGGTGAGCGGCCGCGACGGTTGCGGCGCACCGGAAGACGGCGCGGCGGCGTGGGTCTGGAGCAGCGCGCTCGCCGACGACAGCGCTGACGACGCGCTTCAGGCGCGCCTGGTCGAACTGGGTGTGTCCGGGCCGGGCGAGTTGCTGACGCGCCTGCGCGCGGTCTGGCAGTCGTCGCGTTACGCAGGGCTTGCCGAGCGTAGCCGGCAGCGCTTCGACATCGTCGCGCAGCGTGCGCTGGAAGCCGCGCGTACGCTGGAGCCGCCTGAACGGCGCGGCGATACGGTGGCGCGCTTCTTCGACCTGCTCGAAGCCGTGAGCCGGCGTGGCGCGTACCTTGCACTGCTGACGGAATATCCGCAGGCGCTGCATCGGGTGCTGTCGGTGCTGGGCGGTTCGCGCTGGGCCGCCGGCTATCTGATCCGCCACCCGCAATTGCTTGACGAACTCCTCGACGACGAGGCGATGGACAGTCCGTTCGATTGGCCTGAGTTCAAGCGCACGCTGCGCTTGCGGCTGGCCGCAGCGGACGGCGTCGAGCAGCAAATGGATCTGCTGCGTCACGCGCACCAGGCCGAGGTGTTCCGCATTCTGTTGATCGATCTGGCCGGCAGGCTGAGTGTCGAGCATGTGAGCGACCGTCTGTCCGAACTTGCCGACGCTGTGCTCGACGTCACGCTCGAAGCCGTCTGGAATCAATTGGCCAAACGCCACCGCGAGGTGCCGAAGTTTGCGGTGATCGCGTACGGCAAGCTGGGCGGCAAGGAGCTCGGCTACGCGTCCGATCTCGACGTCATCTTCCTCTACGACGATCCGGACGATGCCGCCGCCGACGTTTATGCCACCTACACGCGCCGTCTCATCACCTGGCTCACGACGGCGACCGGCGCGGGCACCTTGTTCGACGTCGACTTGCGGCTGCGGCCGAACGGCGAGTCGGGCCTGCTCGTGACCGATCTGGACGCGTTCCGCCGTTATCAACTGCGCGAAGGCGATGCCGCCAATACCGCCTGGGTGTGGGAGCATCAGGCGTTGAGCCGCGCGCGTTACTGCGCGGGCGACGCCGAAATCGGCGCGAAATTCGAGCAGATTCGCGAACAGGTGCTGACCACGCCGCGTGAAGCCGGGCCGCTCGCGAAGGAAATCGTCGAGATGCGCGAACGCGTCGAGGCGGGGCATCCGAACCATACGGCGCTGTTCGACCTGAAGCATGATCGCGGAGGCATGGTCGATATCGAATTCACCGTGCAGTACTGGGTGCTGCTGCATGCGGCGAGCGATCCTGAACTGATCCGCAATACCGGCAACATTGCGTTGCTGCGTGAGGTGTCGCGCTTCGGCCTGATGAGCGAGGCGGAAGCGGAGACGCTCGGCGCCGCTTACCGGATTTACCGGAAGTTGCAGCACAAGCTGCGGCTGGACGGGATGGAGAAGGCGCGCGTCGATCCGGAGCTGGTGGTGACTCAGCGAGAGGCGGTATTGGGGCTTTGGACGCGGGTGTTTGGCTGATCTAAGCCGCCAGCATTTCCTTCGCGTGCTTGCGGGTGGTCGCGGTGATCTCCAGCCCGCCGAGCATTCGCGCGACTTCTTCGACGCGGCTCGCGCGGTCGAGCGAGGTCACGCTGCTCACCGTGCCGCCCTTGCCGTTACCCGCTTTCGCCACCTGGAAATGATGGTCGCCACGCGCGGCAACCTGCGGCAAGTGCGTGACGCACAGCACCTGACGCGCCTGCCCCAGTTGATGCAGCAACCGTCCAACCACTTCAGCGACACCGCCGCCGATCCCCGTATCCACTTCGTCGAAGATCAGGGTTGGTGTCGGACTCGCGGCACTCGCAATGACCGCCAGGGCGAGACTGATCCGCGCCAGTTCTCCACCTGAGGCAACTTTCGCGAGTGGCCGCAACGGCACGCCGGCATGACCGGCGACGCGGAATTCGATCTGCTCCAGCCCATGTGCGCCGCCTTCCGGCAG
The sequence above is drawn from the Paraburkholderia sp. BL23I1N1 genome and encodes:
- the glnE gene encoding bifunctional [glutamate--ammonia ligase]-adenylyl-L-tyrosine phosphorylase/[glutamate--ammonia-ligase] adenylyltransferase, which codes for MLQRTEQRRSGNERARPLMTDATLLSSSYSHYAARAAAARPQIVAHVAALASAPLSRERIDARFDVLCAEAAGAGGGPLSEDALKRALRQLRTEVFCAVMERDLAGEADVAEVTGAMTDLAETTIQRALAVVSAELETLYGEPRGPQGERLALGVVGMGKLGGRELNVSSDIDLIFVYEEDGETAGGQRSPIATQDFFTRLGKRLIGALAEVTADGYVFRVDMRLRPNGDSGPLVCSLGMLEEYFYVQGREWERYAWIKGRLVSECASEAAVRLQKQLDAIVTPFVYRRYLDFGVISAIRALHLQIRQEAQRRASMRPDKADDIKLGRGGIREIEFSAQVFQLIRGGQDAGFRVRPTLAVLRHAATHGLIDTSVCVKLSQAYRFLRELEHRLQYRNDAQTHAMPVDPEERAALAHAMGCDDYAALILKLDAHRELVEQQFDQIFADKVSGRDGCGAPEDGAAAWVWSSALADDSADDALQARLVELGVSGPGELLTRLRAVWQSSRYAGLAERSRQRFDIVAQRALEAARTLEPPERRGDTVARFFDLLEAVSRRGAYLALLTEYPQALHRVLSVLGGSRWAAGYLIRHPQLLDELLDDEAMDSPFDWPEFKRTLRLRLAAADGVEQQMDLLRHAHQAEVFRILLIDLAGRLSVEHVSDRLSELADAVLDVTLEAVWNQLAKRHREVPKFAVIAYGKLGGKELGYASDLDVIFLYDDPDDAAADVYATYTRRLITWLTTATGAGTLFDVDLRLRPNGESGLLVTDLDAFRRYQLREGDAANTAWVWEHQALSRARYCAGDAEIGAKFEQIREQVLTTPREAGPLAKEIVEMRERVEAGHPNHTALFDLKHDRGGMVDIEFTVQYWVLLHAASDPELIRNTGNIALLREVSRFGLMSEAEAETLGAAYRIYRKLQHKLRLDGMEKARVDPELVVTQREAVLGLWTRVFG